DNA from Nilaparvata lugens isolate BPH unplaced genomic scaffold, ASM1435652v1 scaffold5955, whole genome shotgun sequence:
ACTTCGTTCAGGATTTCGTCTTACAGTCATATCAGACATGTGAAACATTACGTCACTGGTCAGCCTTTAATTGGCCACTCACTGAGCTGACAAGTTGCTACAAGTGAATGACATGATATGCAGTTTAATGCATCGCACACTGATCGATGAGCCAGTGGTTGAAAGAATATGTGTTATCGAAATGCATTTTGGGGTGTGTTGTGATCGCATCTACAATTAGCTTTTGCAGAACCACGGAACCACTAGCAGACCTACATACACGTGAGCGCTGCGTTTTCGCTACACTGGTTTACTGTCCATATGACTATGATTATTTGTTTCTTtccatgtttttttttctggTTCAATCGCATACCGATTCGTCAAAAAATGTCTGTTGAAAAACATCGTTCGACAAAACGTCTTGTCGGCTTATTTTCAGtgtgaattatttttatttgagaaTTTTACGAGTGTGTTGAACATTTTTGTGACAGGTAGTTCGGATTTCTTCGGCCTAAACCACTACACATCTCGCTATGCCAGCAAGGGCCAATTCGGAAAGGTGCCTTCCGTAGAGTACGACTCGGGAATTGTGAAGACCATTGACCCGGCCTGGCCGGGATCCGCCTCTGAATGGCTCAAGGCAAGTTTTCAAAGCTCTCAACCATAATTAGTAGTAAACAATTAAAGAAATTCAACGGGAACGTATTGGACTCCCGTAATTAGGCAATCAAAACATgtaatttttgtatcatttctaTTGGTTCTGCTATAACCAGCCAGAAAAGCTCCCATCTACAAGTAATGATCACATTCAATGCACTTATGTGCAAGTGCATCTAGTGCACGTATGACCAAGTTAgtgtgcagatgagaaacaaaatctggaaagagccatgGGAACACTCACTCCGAACACCTGCTCTTGCTGGTGGCTTCAGTGTAAGCAGCTACAGGCACGTCACAACGTGTTTCTGAGTTTctatggctctttccagatgttgtttctcatctgcgcgcttggtcatgcatggtctagcgtgcacttgcacatacgtACATTGAATGTGATTATACCCTTAGGCTAGGCAGGCACACACCTGTTAATCAAGActagacaagacatgatcagtcacaatacttcacatagttgcttatgaagacatgtctaattgcaatgactaatgagtgtgtgttgcgtcataagcaaccatgtgaagtattgtgtctgatcatgtcttgtcttgtcttgactaactggtgtgtgcctagccttattTGTAGAAGGAAGATTTTCTGGCAGGGTAGAGCTAAATCAATAGAAATTATACcaaaataacatttttccaatgTAATCATTCCCTCACTTGGAGTTACAACACTATAACACTAAGTCTATATTGCCTATGTGTTGTTCTTGGACTAACCATTCAGCTATTTAAAACGAAGTTAGCTGGTTCAAGGCTCGAACTGGcgatttatcaattttacattctctattacattaatttttactaatttcttATCAAACTTTACAACTATAAACAAAAGAAAACAGGCTTTAGCCCTGAACATCTTCATTTCCAAAACTCGTTAATTTCGATCATCATTTCATTTCTTAATATGGGCCTATATTGAAATAAGTAATTGATTCTTAACCTACtcaactcatttttgaaaatgttatagaTCTGTGTGATTATGGGAACGTTTGTATCTCTAACAATTTAAACACTTCCAGGTTGTACCCTCGGGATTCAGAAATCTAGTGAACTGGATAAAGAGGGAGTATGGTGATAAACCGATAATTGTAACTGAAAATGGATTCAGCGATAAGGGAGAATTGATCGACGATGACAGAATCAACTATTACAGTGTAAGTTTCTTCCACTCCACTATACTACCTTCTACTTCAATAATTAACTTTTTATCTACCTAGAACGAAAATTGAGTGAACTGCTTAGCAGAGGCCGGCCATGATACCGATTTCAAATCGATTTGAAATGCTTACTCCGCTGACTGTTCGAAAAATTTCTATCAGTCTGTTATTGAGTGTGCTATGCTAAATGTGCTTCATTAatgtttcatgaaaaaataattctacaAACTGAAGCCTAGGATTTTAATCGCGTGAATTTGCAGCttattggaaaattatctaattcaattattccaatgctTGAAAGAAAAACCTGTATTTTATCCATTCAAGTTTGAACTATacttttgattaatttttcaactcGAATTGTTATAATCTATGTCGAGAATTTACTTATAACGTGTTAAAAAAAAGACTCACAAAGTTTACGGAAGATGAAAGACAAAGAAATGTCCATCATTCAATAAccattaaatattttatttttatattttattattaaaataagttGATTAGTGGATGGGTGTTATAATAGTGATTGTAATCAATACTAAAGGTGATTTACTATATAAAggtgattttattattataaaatccaTTACCTTTACCAAGATGTTTTAAAAAGTTAATCTgaacaaatttgaaaagatgTCTATTGCAATATTAGCATTCACACAACAAAGTAGGCTATCCCATTTTCGTATGTTTTTGAGGTACAtatacttgaaattttttaaaatgatccattattattttgtcttaATCGATAATTCAACTCTTTTTTTGCAGTGTTACCTAAAAGAACTATCAAAATCAATCAAAGAAGATAAGTGCAATGTTATTGGCTACTTTGCCTGGTCTATAATGGATAATTTCGAATGGTGTAAAGGCTACACGTAAgtacatatattaaatattcaCTCATAATGCCCATGACTTGTATTTTTACTTTAGggatacttttgaatataaataaaagtatAAATATGAGtactcttttcaaattatttcatcacgaCATGTTTTGGCTAATAATGCCATCTTCAAGTTGAtttggcattagtagccgaaacatgtcgtgatgaaataatttaaatgggtactcagatttatatttttatttatgccCTTAACTTACTAACTATTCAACtgattaacaatatttatttattaagtcCAATAATGTTACTCATACAGTATTTGTGCAGTTTTTATTGTGTAGAATAATACcagttattaaaatgaaaataatatcagttcTTCACGCCGTGAAAATTGAGATGGATGGATgatgtattaataataatggcCATCTCCATTGAGTTTATGagtttatctattatttttgtttggttCCAAAATCATCTAGAGATCATTGACACAAATTATCACAAGTAGGCTATCTTAGATTTTCAATGCTCTAGAATAGGACTAGCTCGTACCTGCAAGTAATGGCAAAGGGAACTGGCATTATAAAAACACaacatgaattatatttttataaaaaaaaatatataactattCATTTCTGTTTCAGAGAGCGTTTTGGAATCTACCAAGTTGACTTTACTAGTCCAGATCGTAAAAGAACTCCTAAAAAGAGCGTTAAATTTTTCCAGAAACTGGTTGAAACTAGGATTATTCCAGAAGATGTGAACACACTATAAAAATCAGTTTCTGTAATCAATGAGTTAAAGACAAGTGTGAACGCTTGGTTGAAGAAGTTGTAGTGAACATTCAATTAACATATTTCATGCCTATTTGACTGAGCATAGTGAGGTTGCCGTACTACTTTTCAACTTGAGCGATTTGATCTTCTTTGTTTGAACTCGTCATCTGTTAGTCGAcgacgcatttacggccaaacgcgatAATGCTTTTCCAACAAAATTGTTCTGAAAatgtatcaattattatatcaatggCATGTTGAAACCCACAAACGTGTGGCTcaacaaaaaagtataaataatttgaaactttgtattttaaggataatattaatagaaaattaattaacctatacaataattatactaGCATATAAAGGGTTGGGCAAGGAagatcaataatttgaaatagcaGTTACACActtattttcaaacaaaacaccATTTGTTTCTTCAAGTGTGTACCTTTAATGTTGTCATTTTAATTATTAGAGAAGAAAAATTGTAACATTGGTTACGTACTAGAAATAACATCTGTAAAAGACATCTACTTTTGCCCATACACTCCTGTTAACGTTGTGAAAAGGTGTCCTCTGAGGCGTTGCAAGTATTATTGCTCGAATTTATTTTGTTAACTTTCTTAGCGCGTTGATGTTTGTTGATGTATTCACGAGCTCTTATGTAGcccaaaaatatttacaaagtAGCAGATCAAATGACTGAGGAGGCCACCCTACATCTCCAGGTAACAAAAAACGAGACGTCCAGGGAGGAATGCCTTGAGGGATGCTTTCATATAGTTTGCTATATGCTTTCATACCAGAAACAGAGATTTACTCTAGCACCCCAATCGCGTCTTAAGTCTCTAAATCACGTAAATAACCTAATATAGCTGATGCTCCAGTTCAACTTACGAAATACTACGCCACCAAATGACGTTTTAATTTCTTTGATTGAGAGCAGTGATGAAGACAGCAAATATTGGATGAAGAAGAACAAATCCAAAGTTTGTAGACCTTGAAAAAGAGacaaaactgaaaattcaaGCAAGCGCGGGTAAACGGCGGGAATAACTATGACTCGAAGCGAAGTTTGATAAGAATTAAGAGTATGTTATGAAGCATTGGTTTGTAGTTGAGAAAAGTATATAAAAAGAGTATAAAATAGGGGGGAAAGGATCATTGCATTAGAGAGTTATGAATGGACTATGGGTGGTCGAATGAGAGACTTTGTGATGCAGTAAACGTTTTTATGTTTAGATTAATTTGACGACAGACTCTCATGAACCGGTCAGGttcataaaaattgtttttcagCATCTCAGGCTTGTCCTGAGATATAATTGGCATATGTTTTAGAGAGTCTGGAATAAATATAGGCTTTAAACTGTTGATCCATCCATATTGTGTGCCCTCTCGGCCCTTTTAAGCCCTTACGGCAACTGGGAGGAACCCGGCATAACCCGGCCGTGAAAAAGAGAAGGGTTACCGCGGGTGCTGAGAGGCCTCCTGTCTGTATTCCCTTCAGACAGGCTCAGCTATTTGGGTTGGCTTCGCGGGGGTATGTGGTATGGATGGTAAAATAATGGGACACGTCTGGGAAGAgacagaaaattgaaaaaaagactGCTATACCCCTAGGGGTAGAAGAAAAGGATATGGAAGCAATTCAGGAGCTACATTAGAATTCAGTATTCGCGCAGTCAAATTGGTATTCCCAGAAAGAAACGGCAAGTCCGTCAGTTTATGAGTAACTATGACTCTTAGTCTCTCCTACGACTGCCATCCCAGGTACGGACTTTGCTGGCTACGTTCACGTGTTGTGTAACGCCCTGCCTTTAAAGGTCCGGACCTCACGTGGCTGCCTGCAACCGGACACTCGGTGCAGGGCAGAATGTAACCAGGCAGAAATAACGGCGCATTGTGTGCAGAACTGCTTCAGGAGCCATGAAGGAAGAGTCCTGCGGCACGATGCCGTCGTCAACGCAGTTTCTGGTCATCTTCGACGACGGGGTCATCGTGTCATCCGGGAACCGTACATCCGGACATCTCAGGACGGTCGGAAACCGGACATCATAGCGGGCGTTGAGGGAAAGTATGCCTTCATTATGGATGCCCAGGTTGTGTATCACACGTCTTCAGTTTCTGGAAAGTTGTGTATCGAATAAGGAAACAATCAAtaattgagaagaagaagacacaCAAAATACACAAGTTGAGGAAAATGAAGCAGACAATGAAGATGTGGAAATCAGACCTGCCGACACTCCCGCTACAAAAGGTAAAAAAAAACCAAAGCTCTAGTCCCAGTCGGACAACAATTTAcagatatttcaaataaaagcATATTACTAAGAGAGCAaagcattaataaaaatgaGGAAGATCTTCCTCAAACTATTTTGTCTTTCTTTGTACAAAGAACTTAAGAAAGTTCCTGAACACGGCCGAATTGGAACTAAAATTAAATTGCTGGAAACTATTCAAAAAGCTCAAAACTTTTATAGCGCCGCTCCAATTCTGGAACCGATTTAATCCAAATCATCAATATCAAGGACAATTCAATGAAGCCGGGCCTTCTCATGCTCCTCCTTCTCGTTCGGCTACAAGCTACATGCAAAACAACATGCAAAGTTCGGTTAGGTAATTTTTAGGATCTTTTACATCTTCCTTCTTAAACAATTGAAAtgtcataattttattgatttttttttaaataaaacaacaatattgtttgttcaaatgtttaaaatgttatgTGATACAACTTGAAATAAAACATACCTCAATGTGATGATGAGCTTTTCTTCAGGAGAAATACTATCCCTATTGATAAGAGCATCGGTCGCACACGTAGCCTTTTTTAGTAGCCTATGCGAAGCCTCCCTGAATCTTCCTCTACAAGAAACCAGACTCCCAAGTAGCAGTAGCCGCTGTCTATTTGCAGCCTACATCCTTTAtagtagaatttataattcttTCTTCTACCCCTACTGAAGGAGACTACTCTTGTCTTTCCTGCGTTGACCTTGAGTTCAGCTTTCTGACAGCAATCCTCTAAACatgttattttatttctgaGGTCAACAGCACTGTCAGCAAGAATGACTATATCGTCTGCATAAGCCAGCATCATAAcgtcattaaaattattattattatctacttGTAATCCATGGAGCCCTCTTTCCCGAAAATATGTCTCAATATCGGATAGGAACAAGGTAAAGAGCAAAGGTGATAATGAATCCCCCTCCAAAACGCCCCTCTCCACCTTCACATTGGTTTCCTCTTCTCCATTATCGTGAATTATGGTTGCCTGGCCATAAATTGAGCTCATTATTCTAATCAGTTTTGTACTTATGCCTAAAGTTCCCAATTTGTACCATAATTTAGTATGATTGATGGATCCAAATGCGGACTCAAAATCCACGAAAAGTGCAAAGAAAGGCTTCCGTTTACAGTCTAGAAATAGATGCGTGATAGCACATAGGGTGAATAAAATGATCTCTACATCCTGTTCTGGTAGGAGATTACAGCTTTCCACCCACTCCAACAGCCGATGACCTATTGCTGAAGTAAACGTTTTCATTATAGTATTAATTAAAGCAATACATATATAATTTTTAGGATCTTTTACATCTTCCTTCTTAAACAATTGAAATGTCATAATTTTAGCCCACTCTACAGGAGTTTTCGCTTCTCTAATAATACTGTTGAAAAGCCCCTTCAAATAATCTATGCCCTTGTCTGGTAAAGCCTTATAGAATTCATTTAGAATACCATCCTCGCCCGGTGCTTTATTACTTTTAAGATTCTTAATTACTGCAATAATCTCTTCTCTACTGAAATCTACGTCCAAATAGGATGTCTTGCGtctgaaaaattaaattccACAAAATCTccttctaatttatatttttcacggAAGTGATTGACCCATATCTCTGTCTCTATATTATTACACCTTGGTTTCCTTATCTTGAAATGTTTCACAGATAACCAAAATTCCTTACTCGACCTAACGTTAGATAATCTATCTCTCCATTCATTCTAATAAGCTAGGTACCTTCTTCTGT
Protein-coding regions in this window:
- the LOC120356141 gene encoding myrosinase 1-like, with amino-acid sequence MQFFLGWFAHPIYSKEGDYPSVMRQRVDENSKKEGRFKSRLPSFTQEEIESIRGSSDFFGLNHYTSRYASKGQFGKVPSVEYDSGIVKTIDPAWPGSASEWLKVVPSGFRNLVNWIKREYGDKPIIVTENGFSDKGELIDDDRINYYSCYLKELSKSIKEDKCNVIGYFAWSIMDNFEWCKGYTERFGIYQVDFTSPDRKRTPKKSVKFFQKLVETRIIPEDVNTL